From one Gossypium hirsutum isolate 1008001.06 chromosome D08, Gossypium_hirsutum_v2.1, whole genome shotgun sequence genomic stretch:
- the LOC121220370 gene encoding uncharacterized protein has protein sequence MNHLFRDCAVTREVWKTLSLQNIMMYQSEDFVQWLTWALEQLNPNQSRLFCCALWAIWGDRNRSLHEGKVSNGKVANFVNSYIIELTGLEQRNSETMKGNKRWKHPQWESIKINFDGAYNQIQNRSASGVMARDLEGKILLSCSEIYNGIPSAYAAEAIACRKAVQVGVDHGWQALIFEGDSLAIIKKCNKKDHDRSMVGAYIYDIQQKIQEVKNIRFLHTPRSANNLAHILATETLRRGE, from the coding sequence ATGAATCACTTATTCCGTGACTGTGCTGTTACAAGAGAGGTATGGAAAACATTATCACTTCAGAACATTATGATGTATCAAAGCGAGGATTTTGTACAGTGGCTCACCTGGGCGCTAGAGCagttaaacccaaatcaaagtcgACTCTTTTGTTGTGCACTATGGGCCATATGGGGAGACAGAAACAGAAGTCTACATGAAGGAAAAGTTAGTAATGGAAAAGTTGCAAACTTTGTTAATAGCTACATCATTGAGTTAACTGGTCTTGAACAAAGAAACTCAGAAACAATGAAAGGAAATAAGAGATGGAAACACCCACAGTGGGAATCCATAAAGATTAATTTTGATGGTGCATATAATCAGATTCAGAACCGGTCAGCCTCAGGTGTTATGGCCAGAGACTTGGAAGGAAAAATTCTTTTATCCTGCTCAGAAATCTACAATGGAATTCCATCTGCTTATGCTGCTGAAGCAATTGCCTGTCGGAAAGCAGTCCAAGTAGGAGTTGACCATGGTTGGCAGGCACTCATTTTTGAAGGAGATTCCCTCGCAATAATCAAGAAATGCAACAAAAAGGATCATGACAGATCAATGGTAGGGGCATATATTTATGATATACAACAGAAAATACAAGAAGTAAAAAATATTAGATTTCTTCACACACCAAGATCTGCAAACAACCTTGCACATATCCTTGCAACAGAGACGCTAAGAAGAGGAgagtag